Proteins encoded together in one Bombus pascuorum chromosome 16, iyBomPasc1.1, whole genome shotgun sequence window:
- the LOC132915124 gene encoding NADH dehydrogenase [ubiquinone] iron-sulfur protein 4, mitochondrial isoform X1, producing MALRILSLLCPGSNSTRYGLVVFHDISFFVSFLVENKKIKKNYILTRRFFANTGADTKSNSEIIVSKRLKNELIPEEEQLAQKAREETLIVVSECEDVGSCSGVPETHIKTRRVRIYCPAKSAMQSGTNNINYWQLDFDTRERWENPLMGWTSTGDPLSNVQVAFTTKEEAIAHCNKMGWEYYIQKPNVNSPKPRSYGTNFSWNKRTRVSTK from the exons ATGGCACTTCgtatattatcgttattatgtCCAGGCAGTAATTCTACAAGATATGGGTTGGTTGTGTTTCatgatatttccttttttgtttcctttcttgttgaaaataagaaaattaaaaagaattatat ATTAACAAGAAGATTTTTCGCAAATACAGGTGCAGATACTAAATCAAACAGTGAAATAATAGTATCAAAAAGACTCAAAAATGAATTGATACCTGAAGAAGAACAGTTGGCTCAAAAAGCTAGGGAAGAAACATTAATTGTTGTATCAGAGTGTGAAGATGTTGGTAGTTGTTCAGGAGTTCCAGAAACTCATATAAAAACTCGTAGAGTACGTATTTATTGTCCTGCAAAAAGTGCTATGCAATCTGGaacaaataacataaattattgGCAATTGGACTTTGATACACGTGAACGTTGGGAGAATCCTCTTATGGGATGGACTTCCAC TGGAGACCCTTTGTCTAATGTTCAGGTAGCATTTACTACAAAGGAAGAAGCTATTGCACATTGTAATAAAATGGGATGGGAATATTATATTCAGAAACCAAATGTTAATAGTCCCAAGCCTCGTAGTTATGGTACCAACTTTTCATGGAACAAGCGTACTAGAGTTTCGAccaaataa
- the LOC132915123 gene encoding exosome complex component MTR3-like isoform X1 produces the protein MPIDQKRINGPEVTVPYHIYSDLDEKSDKVKHDLSERSDKRTNNEMRKIFLKTGIISQAKGSAYIELGNTKVVCSVFDPREVSNKNGYCAQGEIYCEFKFAPFSCQKRKVHQQNAEEKQYSLILQRALEPAVCLHEFPNFQVDVYIMVLDNAGSSLAAAIMAASTALANAGVPMFGLVTASTIGIYDNHYLMDPTDIEEAICNTQPDNQGDFNHGTITLASLPQHNQISEVFLIGSINTNSIVQATEILTIANKDICPVLQQCLVKTIMKLHN, from the exons ATGCCTATCGATCAAAAACGGATTAATGGTCCAGAAGTAACTGTGCCTTATCATATTTACTCTGATCTCGATGAAAAAAGTGACAAAGTAAAACATGATCTTAGTGAAAGAAGTGATAAACGAACCAACAATGAAATGCGAAAAATAT ttTTAAAAACAGGTATAATTAGTCAAGCAAAAGGTTCTGCATATATAGAATTGGGAAATACAAAAGTAGTTTGTTCGGTGTTTGATCCTAGGGAGGTATCAAACAAGAATGGCTACTGCGCACAAGGAGAAATTTATTgtgaatttaaatttgcaCCATTCTCTTGTCAAAAACGAAAAGTTCATCAGCAAAATGCAGAAGAAAAACAATATAGCTTAATTTTACAAAGAGCATTAGAACCAGCTGTGTGCTtg CATGAATTTCCTAATTTTCAAGTAGATGTATATATAATGGTCTTGGATAATGCTGGTTCTTCATTAGCAGCTGCAATTATGGCTGCTAGTACAGCTTTAGCTAATGCAGGTGTTCCTATGTTTGGTTTAGTTACAGCTTCTACTATA GGTATATATGATAATCATTACCTAATGGATCCTACGGACATAGAAGAAGCAATATGCAATACACAACCAGATAATCAAGGCGATTTTAATCATGGGACGATTACATTAGCTAGTCTTCCACAACATAATCAAATATctgaagtatttttaattggcAGTATTAACACAAACTCTATTGTACAAGCAACagaaattttaacaatagCTAATAAAGATATTTGTCCTGTACTTCAACAATGTTTAGTAAAAACTATTATGAAACTACATAATTAA
- the LOC132915122 gene encoding TATA-box-binding protein produces MDQMLPSPGFSIPSIGTPLHQPEEDQQILPNALQQQQQQQSQQPQQQYQLQQLHAMSPNIQSGMLMIGTPQKTMHAYATAPTFATPQSLMQPQTPQNMMSPHLQNSNHIAPPSIAPSTPGPMTPMTPASADPAILPQLQNIVSTVNLNCKLDLKKIALHARNAEYNPKRFAAVIMRIREPRTTALIFSSGKMVCTGAKSEEDSRLAARKYARIIQKLGFPAKFLDFKIQNMVGSCDVKFPIRLEGLVLTHGQFSSYEPELFPGLIYRMVKPRIVLLIFVSGKVVLTGAKVRQEIYEAFDNIYPILKSFKKQ; encoded by the exons atggatCAGATGTTGCCCAGTCCCGGATTTAGCATACCAAGCATTGGTACTCCTTTACATCAGCCAGAGGAGGATCAGCAAATTTTGCCTAATGCGttacaacaacagcaacagcaacaatcACAGCAACCACAACAACAATATCAATTACAACAATTGCATGCTATGAGTCCTAACATCCAAAGTGGAATGCTTATGATTGGGACGCCACAAAAAACTATGCATGCCTATGCAACAGCACCTACTTTTGCAACACCACAAAGTCTTATGCAACCACAGACACCG cAAAATATGATGTCTCCACATCTACAAAATAGTAATCATATAGCTCCTCCATCTATAGCGCCGTCTACTCCTGGTCCTATGACACCTATGACACCAGCTTCTGCAGATCCAGCAATACTACCACAACTTCA GAATATTGTTTCTACAGTTAATTTAAACTGCAagttagatttaaaaaaaatagctCTTCATGCTAGAAATGCAGAATATAATCCAAAGAGATTTGCCGCAGTTATTATGAGGATAAGGGAACCAAGAACTACTgctttaatatttagtagTGGAAAAATGGTTTGCACTGGAGCAAAAAGTGAAGAAGATTCTCGATTGGCTGCAAGAAAGTATGCCAGAATTATTCAAAAGCTTGGTTTTCCA GCAAAATTTCTTGATTTCAAAATACAAAACATGGTAGGCAGCTGTGAtgtaaaatttccaattagaTTAGAAGGATTAGTACTTACACATGGACAATTCTCTTCATATGAACCAGAACTCTTCCCTGGATTAATATATCGTATGGTTAAACCCAGAATCGTTCTACTGATATTTGTTTCAGGAAAAGTAGTTTTAACAG GAGCAAAAGTTAGGCAGGAGATCTATGAAGCATTTGATAATATCTATCCTATTTTGAAGAGTTTTAAAAagcaatga
- the LOC132915125 gene encoding uncharacterized protein LOC132915125: MVYCRKNEVHLKRIKLDLKYMETQNKRLKEHIKEKMIQKFGCKVSLINLYQTILQRLIYDTKIDVRKIMKSLSKNIENTKWNCNKGLIVLETLIRNNTEKLSFLTILEKEKFKLRKILEQTLLSEENMLQIEHEHKVDIVALENILYNQIQQKHILQYDIESLKTRSKKLSSICLD; encoded by the exons ATGGTTTATTGCAGGAAAAATGAAGTACAtctaaaacgaataaaattggaCTTAAAATATATGGAAACTCAAAATAAGAGGCTGAAGGAAcacattaaagaaaaaatgatacaaaaatttgGTTGTAAAGTGTCTTTGATTAACCTTTATCAGACTATTTTACAAAGATTAATTTATGATACAAAAATTGATGTACGGAAAATTATGAAGAGTTTATCTAAAAACATAgaaa ataCAAAATGGAATTGTAATAAAGGATTAATTGTTTTAGAAACCTTAATTCGAAATAATACCGAAAAATTAAGTTTCTTGAcaatattagaaaaagaaaagttcaaacttagaaaaattttagaaCAAACTTTACTCTCAGAA GAAAATATGCTACAAATAGAACATGAGCACAAAGTTGACATAGTTGcacttgaaaatattctttataatcAAATACAGCAAAAACATATACTACAATATGATATAGAAAGTCTTAAAACTAGATCaaaaaaattatcttcaaTTTGTTTGGATTAA
- the LOC132915121 gene encoding asparagine--tRNA ligase, cytoplasmic has translation MSVMESSKSLLDAIYTSQKYGNDETGNGSDTNPFKTILRAMRYVGKEPFPPFYQDSHEDGKKYVIVSKSQFKKAQKIWARNEYKNEDKQKKLLEDEEKRLKNLEEAKTIIIQEDTTLSPAICIKIRDSIYHRDQRVKLFGWVHRLRRQGRALMFITLRDGTGFLQCVLSNILCQTYNALTLSTEASIEIFGTLKIVPEGKNAPNGHELHVDYWRLIGTSPPGGADSILNEEALPDVQLDNRHIMIRGENTSRVLLVRSVLMQAFRDHFNEKGYSEVTPPTLVQTQVEGGSTLFKLDYFGEEAFLTQSSQLYLETCLPAMGDVYCIAQSYRAEQSRTRRHLAEYTHVEAEYAFITFEELLDRLEDMICDVVDRVLKSKFGYLVKELNPDFKIPRKPFKRMDYKDAIEYLQINNITKDDGTFYEFGEDIPEMPERKMTDIINEPIMLCRFPAEIKSFYMQRCADDKRLTESVDVLLPNVGEIVGGSMRIWDYDELLEGYSRANIDPKPYYWYTDQRKYGTCPHGGFGLGLERFLCWLLNRYHIREACLYPRFLERCRP, from the exons ATGTCGGTGATGGAGTCTTCTAAATCATTATTAG aTGCAATTTATACTTCTCAAAAGTATGGGAACGATGAGACTGGCAATGGTTCTGACACTAATccttttaaaacaattttaagagCAATGCGTTATGTAGGAAAAGAACCATTTCCACCATTTTATCAAGATTCTCACGAGGATGGAAAAAAATATGTGATAGTATCGAAATCACAATTTAAAAAAGCACAAAAAATTTGGGCAAggaatgaatataaaaatgaagacAAACAAAAGAAGTTATTAGAGGATGAAgagaaaagattgaaaaactTGGAAGAAGCcaaaacaattataattcaaGAAGATACCACTTTGTCACCtgcaatttgtataaaaattcgagataGTATTTATCATCGAGATCAACGAGTAAAGCTTTTTGGATGGGTGCATAGGCTTAGGCGTCaag GGAGGGCACTTATGTTTATTACATTGAGAGACGGAACAGGCTTTCTACAATGTGTACTTAGCAATATTTTATGTCAAACGTACAATGCGTTAACCTTATCCACAGAAGCttccattgaaatatttggaacTCTCAAGATCGTTCCAGAGGGAAAAAAT GCTCCGAATGGACATGAATTACATGTTGATTATTGGAGATTAATAGGAACATCTCCTCCTGGTGGTGCAGATTCCATTTTAAACGAAGAAGCTCTTCCTGATGTGCAGTTAGATAATAGACATATTATGATTCGTGGTGAAAAT ACATCTCGCGTATTACTTGTGAGATCTGTGTTGATGCAGGCATTTAGGGATCACTTTAATGAAAAGGGTTACAGTGAAGTAACACCACCAACATTAGTGCAAACGCAGGTAGAAGGTGGATCAACATTATTCAAGCTAGATTACTTTGG AGAAGAAGCATTCTTGACTCAAAGTTCACAGCTTTATTTAGAAACTTGCCTTCCAGCAATGGGTGatgtatattgtattgcgCAGTCTTATAGAGCAGAACAATCTCGGACTCGGAGACATCTTGCAGA ATATACACATGTGGAGGCAGAATATGCATTTATTACATTCGAAGAATTATTGGATCGATTAGAAGATATGATATGTGATGTCGTTGATCGTGTCCTTAAATCAAAGTTTGGTTATTTAGTCAAAGAATTAAATCCTGATTTTAAAATACCACGAAAGCCGTTCAAAAGAATGGATTACAAGGATGCAATCGAATATCTTCAAATTAACAATATAACCAAAGATGATGgaacattttatgaatttgGCGAA GACATTCCAGAAATGCCAGAGAGAAAAATGActgatataataaatgaaccGATAATGTTGTGTAGATTTCCTGCAGAAATCAAATCATTTTATATGCAACGTTGCGCTGATGACAAACGTCTTACAGAATCGGTGGATGTGCTTTTACCGAATGTTGGTGAGATAGTTGGAGGTTCGATGCGTATTTGGGACTATGATGAATTGTTGGAAGGCTATTCTCGTGCAAACATAGACCCAAAACCATACTATTGGTATACCGATCAG CGAAAATATGGAACTTGTCCTCATGGTGGATTTGGATTAGGTCTTGAAAGATTTTTATGCTGGCTTTTGAATAGATATCATATACGCGAAGCATGTCTTTATCCACGTTTTTTGGAACGTTGTAGACCTTAG
- the LOC132915123 gene encoding exosome complex component MTR3-like isoform X2, translating into MLRFSERIVKLQNLIYVLKTGIISQAKGSAYIELGNTKVVCSVFDPREVSNKNGYCAQGEIYCEFKFAPFSCQKRKVHQQNAEEKQYSLILQRALEPAVCLHEFPNFQVDVYIMVLDNAGSSLAAAIMAASTALANAGVPMFGLVTASTIGIYDNHYLMDPTDIEEAICNTQPDNQGDFNHGTITLASLPQHNQISEVFLIGSINTNSIVQATEILTIANKDICPVLQQCLVKTIMKLHN; encoded by the exons ATGCTTAGATTTAGTGAACGAatcgtgaaattacaaaatttaatatacg ttTTAAAAACAGGTATAATTAGTCAAGCAAAAGGTTCTGCATATATAGAATTGGGAAATACAAAAGTAGTTTGTTCGGTGTTTGATCCTAGGGAGGTATCAAACAAGAATGGCTACTGCGCACAAGGAGAAATTTATTgtgaatttaaatttgcaCCATTCTCTTGTCAAAAACGAAAAGTTCATCAGCAAAATGCAGAAGAAAAACAATATAGCTTAATTTTACAAAGAGCATTAGAACCAGCTGTGTGCTtg CATGAATTTCCTAATTTTCAAGTAGATGTATATATAATGGTCTTGGATAATGCTGGTTCTTCATTAGCAGCTGCAATTATGGCTGCTAGTACAGCTTTAGCTAATGCAGGTGTTCCTATGTTTGGTTTAGTTACAGCTTCTACTATA GGTATATATGATAATCATTACCTAATGGATCCTACGGACATAGAAGAAGCAATATGCAATACACAACCAGATAATCAAGGCGATTTTAATCATGGGACGATTACATTAGCTAGTCTTCCACAACATAATCAAATATctgaagtatttttaattggcAGTATTAACACAAACTCTATTGTACAAGCAACagaaattttaacaatagCTAATAAAGATATTTGTCCTGTACTTCAACAATGTTTAGTAAAAACTATTATGAAACTACATAATTAA
- the LOC132915118 gene encoding cilia- and flagella-associated protein 44, whose product MADGGKFESVSGEDLGQNIELNWEAEYESVEQKEENFNINQEEEKEEYSLIARKPNDGTIPENILEFFHSYGYNCRKYFNLCVVDTNTIAFAAGNLIQFFNVKENKMWFKIGSVGTGIGHISKNPIFEHIAVGANGENPLINIFNWPLMKTIIVLKGGTTKRYFHLSYSPDGLLLASQGGEPDYYISLWNWKESNIILQCKSYVQDVYNVTFSKYIPGQLTSSGIGHIKFWKMSKTFTGLKLKGEIGKFGNTEISDIIAIHPMPNETIVSGCEWGNILLWDASLIKLEARRKNKEPAHVGYISQFELLSGEIISVGSDGWIRFWFYETIDHADLSDDEQFLEIQPIYEFQIAEGIENAMLMSIQKQEPDNPEKTMWYAQDGNGGLWLLDLCTSKKEHVQQKLFTCHAGPIVDMDTADWGPFVATLDKNGNLHIYNYIEKKLNLVYKFYDTSSQVIWLPCKIEKTGSTLVCAFENGIIRMITVTIQTTNTGNAKMDNTKLIQVLKPHSMPITVMSLNTSCSLLVTGSDDATIFLFNIHTTNNYPTIAPIGYVRLPSPATCMTWNPQEEATLLIGCLRGDCMEVKLPMIPQSYTTTSYELVKCRPASFKFESVKSAIERQTIKEKYEAEKEERLKERRKEMERLIAENPHIIIDEDTFLTELDEKEMILPEIYIPEIPNKVLIAQYGIDGNIWLFMAGFDAGYVYEYPRPLSLKLKHNKPIRSRIIEHAIDTEIHNFLFQKNKKYLYLGTQYGQLYVVKIKDKDPLDFSDCWILQTHDHYNGHISNILFGYNKEILLTCGQDGNIFSFKINDDTPYEEYEIPKLEYSLFIPESVEDIEDADYPNLEEVITKIEQDRIFSVAEKKKKKVLEIIHDLTEEYVKIITRNKHLLHSQRISQFEVDPRIVEDLEQQLNTHKTLTERKLQFEVEKRKLELQKLMDHFVTSITYLPFAVHGILDESRAVYSLRELHLDTDSILKCMKLLKDKDEQQKAGRIIQEQVKEDKQKSEEQEIQYLEGLLAEDFGDLSSGLGLQINRMLLKYKQKKARLIERQKEWQKLHAKKPNLVKSRLEDAVFLEKAEQSIGEYNLKMNVDFSLMKKKETAAIKYKQLMDCRDKLHHLRENFNTKLKTIALKKEKMQKEVIKLTEVLKKIHTEIPLKNIKPLPHPPKLYFDIEFPEHNLELQKYVSMSEKVQQVKRQRQSLIIDQLIDHSDLEYEVLYCDDKAIFHKGQESLYILISASQMKIKDHSSIAGDLIRNLNINDSVQTTWEREMKRSRMWRKIYEQDCILRYISAEYKQLEKDLDELEEYRLDVVYQSTYMNLNLLTLYEEFMILRESETMEHALEEKVIDKSNERVTMMLKMQATNINIAAREEEIKKLHIKIKDTATDFTKAIADNKFQNFLQKIFKKKYTALKRQNGSLDSITQSSETSSEETDETIDSEAEYIPFDENICPVGCDTQLYDMAFSMREKRYTYELQIREEQREIELLQKELDTDIKHLRIIESTLKYNEEELQNFVLDKQKKLNEINVTVILKLHQLQHILDSGCTASIQNCIVFNKKELANLYARVGELQDETYNLEETRKYTKKYNSF is encoded by the exons atggcCGATGGTGGCAAATTTGAATCTGTAAGTGGTGAAGATCTAGGACAAAACATAGAATTAAATTGGGAAGCTGAGTATGAAAGCGTTgagcaaaaagaagaaaattttaacataaatcaagaggaggaaaaagaggaatatTCACTTATTGCTCGAAAACCCAATGATGGAACTATacctgaaaatattttagaattttt TCATTCTTATGGATATAACTGTCGAAAGTATTTCAATCTTTGTGTAGTCGATACAAATACTATTGCTTTCGCTGCTGGCAATTTAATTCAGTTTTTcaatgtaaaagaaaataaaatgtggtTTAAAATAGGTTCTGTGGGTACTGGTATTGGGCATATATCG aaaaatcctATTTTTGAACACATTGCTGTTGGGGCAAATGGAGAAAACcctctaataaatatttttaattggccACTTATGAAAACTATAATTGTTCTAAAAGGTGGAACAACTAAacgttattttcatttatcataCAG TCCAGATGGATTATTATTGGCATCACAAGGTGGCGAAcctgattattatatttcactttgGAATTGGAAAGAGTCAAACATTATTTTGCAATGTAAATCTTATGTTCAAGATGTATATAATGTCACTTTCTCTAAATATATTCCTGGCCAGTTAACGTCTAGTGGAATAGGacatattaaattttggaaaatgtcTAAAACTTTTACTGGATTAAAACTTAAAGGTGAAATTGGTAAATTTGGGAATACTGAAATCTCTGATATTATAGCAATTCATCCCATGCCAAACGAGACT attGTCTCTGGTTGTGAATGGGGTAACATACTCTTATGGGATGCAAGTTTAATCAAATTGGAAGCAcgtagaaaaaataaagagcCAGCACATGTTGGCTATATCTCACAATTTGAGTTGCTTAGCGGAGAAATTATATCAGTCG GATCTGATGGATGGATACGATTTTGGTTCTATGAGACCATAGACCATGCTGATCTTTCTGATGATGaacaatttcttgaaattcaaCCAATTTACGAATTTCAAATTGCAGAGGGAATAGAAAATGCAATGCTTATGAGTATCCAAAAGCAGGAACCAGATAATCCTGAAAAAACCATGTGGTACGCTCAG GATGGAAATGGGGGACTGTGGCTACTTGACCTTTGTACTAGTAAAAAAGAACATGTTCAACAAAAACTTTTTACATGTCATGCTGGTCCTATTGTCGATATGGATACAGCAGATTGGGGACCCTTTGTAGCAACGCttgataaaaatggaaatttgcatatttataactacatagagaaaaaattaaatctggtttataaattttatgacaCTAGTAGTCAAGTAATTTGGCTTCCATGTAag ATTGAAAAAACAGGTTCAACACTCGTATGTGCTTTTGAAAATGGTATTATTAGGATGATTACAGTAACAATACAAACAACAAATACCGGAAATGCAAAAATGGATAATACAAAACTAATTCAAGTTTTAAAACCACATTCGATGCCAATTACTGTAATGTCTTTAAATACATCTTGTAG ctTATTAGTAACGGGCAGTGATGATGCCaccatttttctatttaatattcatactACCAATAATTATCCTACAATTGCGCCTATTGGCTATGTAAGACTTCCATCGCCTGCTACTTGCATGACATGGAATCCCCAAGAa gAAGCAACTCTATTAATTGGATGCTTACGAGGAGATTGTATGGAAGTAAAATTGCCTATGATACCTCAGTCGTACACAACAACTTCTTATGAATTAGTTAAATGTAGACCTGCatcatttaaatttgaatcAGTAAAGTCTGCAATAGAAAGACAaactataaaagaaaaatatgaagcagagaaagaagaaagacttaaagaaaggagaaaagaaatggaacgaTTAATTGCTGAAAATCCTCACATTATAATTGATGAAGATACATTTctta cgGAGCttgatgaaaaagaaatgattctcccagaaatttatattccagaaattccaaataaagttttaatagCACAATATGGCATTGATGGAAACATATGGTTATTTATGGCTGGGTTTGATGCAGGATATGTTTACGAATATCCACGTCCATTATctctaaaattaaaacataataaacCCATTAGGAGTAGAATAATCGAACATGCAATAGACACAGAAATAcataatttcctttttca gaaaaataagaaatatttatatttgggAACACAATATGGACAGCTTTACGTCGTTAAAATAAAGGACAAAGATCCATTAGATTTTTCAGACTGTTGGATTTTACAAACACATGATCATTATAATGGACACAtctctaatattttattcggttataataaagaaatattgttaACATGTGGCCAagatggaaatatattttcttttaaaatcaatGATGATACACCATATGAGGAATATGAAATACCAAAGTTAGAGTATTCTCTTTTTATA cCTGAAAGTGTCGAAGATATTGAAGATGCTGATTATCCAAATTTGGAAGAAGTAATTACTAAAATAGAACAAGACAGAATTTTTTCAGTtgcagagaagaaaaagaaaaaagtactTGAAATCATACATGATTTAACAGAAgaatatgttaaaattattacaag GAATAAACATCTCCTGCATTCACAACGAATATCACAGTTTGAAGTGGATCCGAGAATAGTAGAAGACCTAGAACAACAACTGAATACACATAAAACCTTAACAGAACGAAAGCTACAATTTGAAGtagaaaagaggaaattaGAATTACAAAAGCTTATGGACCATTTTGTTACATCAATTACTTACTTACCTTTTGCAGTGCATGGTATATT agaTGAAAGTAGAGCAGTATATTCTTTGAGAGAATTACACCTAGATACTGACAGcattttaaaatgtatgaaattgcTGAAGGACAAAGATGAGCAACAGAAAGCAGGcag aataatacAAGAACAGGTTAAGGAAGACAAACAGAAATCAGAAGAACAAGAAATACAATATTTGGAAGGACTCTTAGCTGAAGATTTTGGCGATTTATCATCTGGATTAGGGTTACAAATTAATCGAATGTTGTTAAAGTACAAGCAAAAGAAAGCTAGATTGATTGAACGACAGAAAGAA TGGCAAAAACTACATGCAAAAAAGCCAAATTTAGTTAAAAGTCGTTTGGAAGATGCAGTTTTCCTTGAAAAAGCGGAACAATCCATTGGTGaatacaatttgaaaatgaatGTAGACTTTAGtttaatgaagaaaaaagaaactgccgccataaaatataaacaactTATGGATTGTAGAGATaag cttCATCATTTGCGAGAGAactttaatacaaaattgaaaacgattgcattgaaaaaagaaaagatgcagaaagaagttattaaattaacaGAAGTTCTTAAAAAGATTCACACagaaattccattaaaaaatataaaaccttTACCACATCCACCAAAACTGTATTTTGATATTGAATTTCCTGAACATAATCTTGAG CTTCAGAAATATGTATCTATGTCGGAAAAGGTGCAACAAGTAAAACGCCAAAGACAATCATTAATTATAGATCAATTAATAGATCATTCTGATTTAGAATATGAAGTATTATATTGTGATGATAAAGCTATCTTTCACAAAGGACAAGAAAGTCTCTATATTCTTATTTCTGCTTcacaaatgaaaataaaggaTCATTCATCCATAGCTGGTGATTTAATTCGAAATCTTAACATAAATGACTCTGTTCAAACTACCTGGGAACGTGAAATGAAACGTTCTCGAATGTGGcgaaaaatatatgaacaaGATTGTATTTTACGATATATCAGTGCCGAATACAAACAATTGGAAAAGGATTTAGATGAACTAGAAGAATATCGATTAGACGTAGTATATCAAAGTACATATATGAATCTGAATTTGTTAACTTTATATGAAGAATTTATGATCCTGCGGGAATCTGAAACAATGGAACATGCACTTGAAGAGAAAGTTATTGATAAATCAAATGAACGTGTTACAATGATGTTAAAG ATGCAAgctacaaatattaatattgctgcacgagaagaagaaataaaaaaattgcatataaaaattaaagatactGCTACTGACTTTACAAAAGCTATTGctgataataaatttcaaaatttccttcaaaaaatattcaagaaaaaatatacagcactaaaaagacaaaatg gTTCTTTAGATTCGATTACACAATCATCAGAAACTAGTTCTGAAGAAACAGATGAAACAATAGATTCTGAAGCTGAGTACATTCCATTTGATGAAAATATCTGCCCAGTGGGCTGTGATACACAATTATATGACATGGCATTTTCTATGAGAGAaaaacgatatacatatgaatTGCAAATCAGAGAAGAACAAAGAGAAATAGAATTATTGCAGAAAGAATTAGATACTGATATCAAACatttaagaattattgaaaGTACTTTAAAATACAATGAAGAAGAACTGCAAAATTTTGtg ctGGATAagcaaaaaaaattaaatgaaattaatgtaaCAGTCATATTAAAACTTCATCAATTACAGCACATATTAGACTCTGGATGCACTGCAAGCATTCAAAATTGtatagtttttaataaaaaagaattagcgAATTTATATGCCAGAGTCGGAGAATTGCAAGATGAAACATACAACTTAGAAGAAACACGCAAgtatactaaaaaatataatagtttCTAA
- the LOC132915124 gene encoding NADH dehydrogenase [ubiquinone] iron-sulfur protein 4, mitochondrial isoform X2, protein MALRILSLLCPGSNSTRYGLTRRFFANTGADTKSNSEIIVSKRLKNELIPEEEQLAQKAREETLIVVSECEDVGSCSGVPETHIKTRRVRIYCPAKSAMQSGTNNINYWQLDFDTRERWENPLMGWTSTGDPLSNVQVAFTTKEEAIAHCNKMGWEYYIQKPNVNSPKPRSYGTNFSWNKRTRVSTK, encoded by the exons ATGGCACTTCgtatattatcgttattatgtCCAGGCAGTAATTCTACAAGATATGG ATTAACAAGAAGATTTTTCGCAAATACAGGTGCAGATACTAAATCAAACAGTGAAATAATAGTATCAAAAAGACTCAAAAATGAATTGATACCTGAAGAAGAACAGTTGGCTCAAAAAGCTAGGGAAGAAACATTAATTGTTGTATCAGAGTGTGAAGATGTTGGTAGTTGTTCAGGAGTTCCAGAAACTCATATAAAAACTCGTAGAGTACGTATTTATTGTCCTGCAAAAAGTGCTATGCAATCTGGaacaaataacataaattattgGCAATTGGACTTTGATACACGTGAACGTTGGGAGAATCCTCTTATGGGATGGACTTCCAC TGGAGACCCTTTGTCTAATGTTCAGGTAGCATTTACTACAAAGGAAGAAGCTATTGCACATTGTAATAAAATGGGATGGGAATATTATATTCAGAAACCAAATGTTAATAGTCCCAAGCCTCGTAGTTATGGTACCAACTTTTCATGGAACAAGCGTACTAGAGTTTCGAccaaataa